The Parabacteroides sp. FAFU027 genome window below encodes:
- a CDS encoding DUF4199 domain-containing protein, protein MTEQKTTPVNFAMQTGLYLGPIGFVIFLIDYFAVSTPQLSLPLISLIMIVPKIAYHIGTYQFARQFKHKHMSGKLSLFEGWNVSVLLYFFASLISGIIELSYLTYFDKMFLQTINPKLSTLLLRFEEYAKLGQNPELANNFKDLAKKMIEMPALTPIQWAFDSMQQSVSIGIVTSLIFGIILSRKKAEALPTQNNIKE, encoded by the coding sequence ATGACCGAACAGAAAACCACTCCTGTCAATTTTGCCATGCAAACTGGGCTCTATCTGGGCCCTATCGGATTCGTAATTTTTCTGATAGATTATTTTGCGGTTAGCACACCGCAACTCTCCCTCCCTCTTATTTCCCTGATCATGATTGTTCCTAAAATAGCCTATCATATAGGTACCTATCAGTTTGCCCGACAATTCAAACACAAACACATGAGTGGAAAGCTCTCTTTGTTTGAAGGCTGGAATGTGAGCGTCCTGCTTTATTTCTTTGCTTCGCTGATTTCCGGTATTATTGAATTATCCTACCTGACCTATTTCGATAAAATGTTTTTACAGACCATCAATCCCAAATTAAGCACATTGTTATTGAGGTTTGAAGAATACGCCAAACTTGGACAAAACCCGGAGTTAGCAAATAACTTCAAAGACCTCGCTAAAAAAATGATTGAAATGCCAGCCCTAACCCCTATACAATGGGCTTTTGACTCTATGCAGCAATCTGTTTCAATCGGTATTGTGACGTCCCTGATTTTCGGTATAATTCTTTCCCGCAAAAAAGCGGAAGCCCTCCCTACCCAAAACAATATCAAAGAGTAA
- a CDS encoding DUF4372 domain-containing protein: protein MNQGKYSFVQFPDFLPRRAFGRIVDKYDGNKKTKSLTL, encoded by the coding sequence ATGAATCAAGGAAAATATAGCTTTGTTCAATTTCCAGATTTTTTACCCCGCAGAGCATTTGGCAGAATTGTCGATAAGTATGATGGTAACAAGAAAACCAAAAGCTTAACCTTATGA
- a CDS encoding DUF6048 family protein — translation MKSICRYCFSILLLMVISAINLNAQTPNENTPVPTSADTSSWYNGLVVGTDLLNPIAGAMGKDYSSYEVSVEYGLKRKYFPIAEVGMSKSDNTSDFGPVYHSPLAPYGRVGINYAFSQSAKSFAYIGTRVGFSNFSYDVSNMTITSNYWKESLTTSLNREKSNAIWTEFIGGLRVSITNHILMGWNVRAKFINHVKQTLYGSPAYIPGYGSNKSKTYGIQFSIYYKF, via the coding sequence ATGAAGAGCATTTGCAGATATTGTTTTAGCATACTGCTGTTGATGGTTATTTCGGCAATAAACCTCAACGCACAAACCCCAAATGAAAATACGCCAGTGCCGACCTCTGCCGACACCTCGTCATGGTACAACGGACTGGTAGTCGGTACGGACCTGCTCAATCCGATAGCCGGTGCAATGGGCAAAGATTATTCTTCTTACGAAGTCAGCGTCGAGTATGGGCTGAAGCGCAAATACTTCCCGATAGCAGAGGTAGGTATGAGCAAATCAGACAATACCAGTGACTTCGGCCCCGTCTACCACAGCCCGCTTGCCCCTTATGGCCGTGTCGGGATAAATTATGCATTTTCACAATCCGCTAAAAGCTTTGCCTACATCGGCACCCGGGTTGGTTTCAGCAACTTTAGTTACGATGTATCCAATATGACCATCACCAGTAATTACTGGAAAGAGAGCCTGACCACCAGCCTGAACAGAGAGAAATCAAATGCGATCTGGACTGAATTTATCGGGGGATTACGGGTTAGTATTACTAACCATATACTTATGGGATGGAACGTCAGGGCGAAGTTCATAAATCACGTAAAGCAGACGTTATACGGTTCACCCGCTTACATCCCCGGATACGGCTCTAACAAAAGCAAGACCTACGGAATTCAGTTTTCCATCTATTACAAATTCTAA
- a CDS encoding pyridoxal-phosphate dependent enzyme, which yields MPPQKIRQVQMFGNGFVEIIWVGVSYDEAFHAAICNCRLDNMLFIYPFDDLKMMEGLGTIGLDIFEEMQVLIDFIFVPTGGGFNVLFFLASFGYVFHFSPLI from the coding sequence ATGCCTCCCCAGAAGATAAGACAGGTTCAGATGTTTGGAAATGGATTTGTTGAAATTATTTGGGTTGGTGTTTCCTATGATGAAGCATTTCATGCGGCAATCTGTAATTGCAGACTTGATAATATGCTTTTTATATATCCATTTGATGACCTGAAAATGATGGAAGGACTAGGAACGATCGGATTGGATATTTTTGAAGAAATGCAAGTGTTGATTGATTTCATATTTGTTCCGACGGGAGGTGGTTTCAACGTTCTATTTTTTTTAGCCTCTTTCGGGTATGTTTTTCACTTTTCCCCCTTGATTTAG
- a CDS encoding manganese efflux pump MntP family protein: MSLPEIILIALGLSMDSLAVSITCGMILKRFQIKHILRISLFMGLFQGIMPLIGYMAGISFQKYIESFDHWIAFGLLTYLGGKMLYEGICSKDEDAKSIDPTKAVTLLGLAIATSIDALAVGLSFALLKIEVIEPVIIIGFTTFLLSFIGAAFSSKFGHRVNLKMEIIGGIILIGIGIKILIEHLFLA; the protein is encoded by the coding sequence ATGTCACTACCCGAAATTATTCTCATTGCCCTCGGGCTTTCCATGGATAGTCTTGCCGTATCCATCACCTGCGGCATGATCCTTAAACGATTCCAAATCAAACATATCCTCCGGATCTCCCTCTTCATGGGACTCTTTCAGGGTATAATGCCTCTGATCGGCTACATGGCGGGGATCAGTTTCCAGAAGTATATTGAAAGTTTTGATCATTGGATTGCTTTTGGACTACTCACCTACCTTGGAGGAAAGATGCTTTACGAAGGTATCTGTTCTAAAGACGAGGATGCTAAGAGCATAGACCCGACCAAGGCCGTTACATTACTGGGACTCGCCATTGCAACCAGCATTGACGCATTGGCTGTCGGCCTTTCCTTTGCCTTGCTTAAGATAGAGGTCATCGAACCGGTCATCATCATCGGCTTCACTACATTCCTGCTCAGCTTCATCGGTGCGGCCTTCAGCTCTAAATTCGGTCACAGAGTAAATCTGAAGATGGAAATAATCGGAGGTATTATCCTTATCGGAATCGGGATCAAAATATTGATCGAGCATCTCTTCCTGGCCTAG
- a CDS encoding DUF6452 family protein, whose amino-acid sequence MSGNSQSQETSTGDYSMGKILNITGGILVAVLLFSSCSESSCTESTVADASALFYTKSPHAALAFDSISVKGIGQISDSMLLNKSKKVKSLSLPLRIKSDTTAFEIRFYRSNSATLDKTDTVRFFHQVRPQYLSPDCGCSVFYHIDSVAYTRHRIDTVKIKQPEITNQNEEHLQILF is encoded by the coding sequence GTGTCAGGAAACAGCCAAAGTCAGGAAACCTCTACAGGAGATTATTCGATGGGAAAAATTCTAAACATCACGGGCGGAATTCTTGTTGCCGTTCTTTTATTCAGCTCATGCAGTGAAAGCAGTTGCACGGAATCAACGGTAGCGGATGCATCGGCTCTATTTTACACCAAATCACCCCATGCGGCTCTGGCATTTGATTCCATTTCCGTCAAAGGAATCGGACAAATCTCTGACTCCATGCTTTTAAACAAAAGCAAGAAGGTGAAAAGCCTTTCGCTGCCGCTAAGGATAAAGTCTGACACGACAGCTTTTGAAATCCGCTTTTACCGGAGCAACTCTGCCACACTGGACAAGACAGATACCGTCCGCTTCTTCCACCAGGTGCGGCCGCAATACCTGTCGCCGGATTGCGGATGTTCGGTATTTTACCACATAGACTCTGTAGCTTACACCCGTCACCGCATCGACACGGTGAAGATCAAACAACCCGAAATTACCAATCAGAATGAAGAGCATTTGCAGATATTGTTTTAG
- a CDS encoding DUF6263 family protein has translation MKKTIASAIILLICLSASAQAPVNLKFKIKTGVMNQLKITSKQNVQTTYNGTPFTTKATTNIFISYTLLSQDKDIMSIEFKFDTIQSKTVAPMMTKETNSAIPAKSKEYLERMLNRFSANKVIAKISTSGKFIGFVNYKPFRDNILQLLDSVPDSKKEQIRKQSDVMLKESAIQSMIEPLFAYLPEKPVNPGDKWDTTIKQSSGGISLMLFNTFAFDKLENGTVVLSQITETESIPSNEPNPAMSMDIKGKSTSKLVIDLMTGAILNSSATTHSEGNMKVKNQGNEMLMPMVIDSESEINKIR, from the coding sequence ATGAAAAAAACAATTGCATCAGCCATTATCCTGCTCATCTGTTTATCAGCATCAGCCCAGGCGCCTGTCAATCTGAAATTTAAAATAAAAACAGGCGTAATGAACCAGCTAAAAATAACCAGCAAACAAAACGTACAAACCACCTACAACGGAACGCCATTTACTACTAAGGCAACCACTAATATATTTATCAGCTACACCTTGCTCTCTCAGGATAAAGATATCATGAGCATTGAATTCAAGTTCGATACCATTCAATCCAAAACGGTGGCCCCTATGATGACCAAAGAAACCAATTCGGCCATTCCTGCAAAAAGCAAAGAGTATCTGGAACGTATGCTGAACCGCTTCAGCGCAAACAAGGTCATCGCTAAAATCTCCACTTCAGGCAAGTTTATCGGTTTTGTAAACTACAAACCATTCCGGGATAATATCCTGCAATTGCTGGATTCTGTGCCGGACAGTAAAAAAGAACAGATCCGTAAACAATCCGATGTGATGCTGAAAGAGTCGGCTATTCAATCCATGATTGAACCCTTATTTGCCTATCTGCCCGAAAAACCAGTAAACCCGGGCGACAAATGGGATACAACCATCAAACAATCTTCCGGTGGAATTTCTCTTATGTTGTTTAATACATTTGCATTCGATAAACTGGAAAATGGAACTGTCGTTCTCTCTCAGATTACAGAAACAGAGTCTATTCCCTCCAATGAACCAAACCCGGCCATGTCAATGGATATAAAAGGAAAGTCCACCTCAAAACTCGTGATTGACTTAATGACGGGTGCAATACTGAATAGTTCAGCAACTACACATTCGGAAGGAAACATGAAAGTAAAAAACCAGGGCAATGAAATGCTCATGCCGATGGTTATTGACTCCGAGTCAGAGATTAATAAGATACGATAG
- a CDS encoding nitroreductase family protein translates to MNFLEICKQRCSVRSYTNQSVSAEDLDYLLEAARLAPSAVNFQPWIFIVVREEANRLKIQKSYNREWFKSAPLYIVICGDHEQAWKRKSDGKDHCDIDIAIAVEHICLAATERKLGTCWVCNFDEQILSAALAIPAHIEPIAILPVGHPNPESLCQETAKVRKPLQEIIRWEKF, encoded by the coding sequence ATGAACTTTCTCGAAATTTGCAAGCAACGCTGCTCCGTGCGTAGCTATACCAATCAATCTGTTTCAGCCGAAGACCTGGATTATCTGCTTGAGGCAGCCAGACTGGCACCTTCGGCTGTTAATTTCCAGCCGTGGATCTTCATCGTTGTTCGCGAAGAGGCCAACCGCCTGAAAATACAGAAGAGCTACAACCGCGAATGGTTTAAGTCAGCCCCTTTATACATCGTTATTTGCGGCGACCATGAACAGGCATGGAAACGCAAGTCTGATGGAAAAGATCATTGTGATATTGACATTGCCATTGCCGTGGAACACATTTGCCTGGCTGCGACTGAGCGCAAACTGGGTACTTGCTGGGTCTGCAACTTCGATGAACAAATATTAAGTGCGGCTTTAGCCATTCCGGCACATATCGAGCCGATTGCCATATTGCCGGTCGGTCACCCCAATCCCGAATCATTGTGTCAGGAAACAGCCAAAGTCAGGAAACCTCTACAGGAGATTATTCGATGGGAAAAATTCTAA
- a CDS encoding glycosyltransferase family 2 protein, giving the protein MKDISVVVPLYNEDESLPELFDWINRVMQENNFSFEVIFVNDGSTDRSWDVICELKNQFPDKVKGIKFRRNYGKSPALHSGFDRVEGKVVITMDADLQDSPDEIPGLYRMITEEGYDVVSGWKKKRYDPLSKTLPTKLFNATARKVSGITLHDFNCGLKAYRQEVVKNIEVYGDMHRYMPYLAKNAGFKKIGEKVVQHQARKYGTTKFGLDRFINGYLDLITLWFFSKFGKKPMHFFGLAGSLMFFLGLISVMIIGGMKLYALANGISHHLITESPYFYIALTTMILGTQLFLAGFLGELITRNSSERNIYKIAEEI; this is encoded by the coding sequence ATGAAAGACATTTCAGTAGTTGTGCCCCTCTATAACGAGGACGAATCTTTACCCGAACTGTTTGACTGGATCAACAGAGTAATGCAGGAGAATAACTTTTCCTTTGAAGTGATTTTTGTCAATGACGGTAGCACTGACCGTTCCTGGGATGTGATTTGTGAGCTGAAAAACCAATTCCCCGACAAGGTGAAAGGGATAAAATTCCGTCGCAACTACGGTAAATCGCCAGCCCTGCACAGCGGATTTGACCGCGTGGAAGGCAAAGTGGTCATTACCATGGATGCCGATCTGCAGGACAGTCCTGATGAAATCCCGGGTCTTTACCGCATGATTACCGAAGAGGGTTACGATGTCGTATCGGGATGGAAGAAGAAACGCTATGATCCGCTTTCCAAAACCCTCCCAACCAAACTATTCAACGCTACCGCACGCAAAGTGTCAGGCATTACGCTGCACGACTTCAACTGCGGGTTGAAGGCATACCGTCAGGAAGTGGTAAAAAACATCGAGGTATATGGCGATATGCACCGCTACATGCCTTACCTGGCTAAAAATGCCGGATTCAAAAAGATCGGAGAGAAAGTAGTACAACACCAGGCCCGTAAATACGGCACGACCAAATTTGGCCTTGACCGCTTTATTAACGGTTATCTTGACCTGATTACACTTTGGTTTTTCTCAAAATTTGGAAAAAAACCCATGCACTTCTTCGGATTGGCCGGCTCACTGATGTTCTTTCTGGGATTAATCTCGGTAATGATTATCGGCGGGATGAAGCTGTATGCACTGGCAAACGGTATATCGCACCACCTGATTACCGAATCACCCTATTTCTACATTGCATTGACAACGATGATCCTGGGTACACAGCTATTCCTTGCCGGATTCCTGGGCGAACTGATTACCCGCAATTCATCCGAAAGAAACATCTATAAAATAGCAGAGGAGATTTAA